The nucleotide window CCCGACCAGCAAGACAGCTTCATCAACGAAGTCCGCACGCTGGCGGAGCGGCACAAGTCTGACCGCGAGCTCGGGCCGCGCGTGATGGAGCTGGAAGTCGACGTCGCCTACATCCAGGCCATGAATACCAGCCCCATTACCGAACGACCCAAGCGGCTGACGCTGCTCAAGCAGGCCAAAACCGCCGCCACGCAGATCCTGGACCGCTATGCTTCGCAACCCGAGGTTGCCCACCGGAGCCGAATGACCCTCGCCGCGATCGAGGAGTCTCTTCTCCTGATGGGTGAAGGCAGCCTGGAGACGACCCGGAAGCTGTACCAATCCGTGTTGGACGCAGGTCCGAATGTGTTCGTGCCTGAAGCCAAGAAGCAGCTTGAGAGCCTCACCGACCGGACGGCGCGACTCGAGCTGGTGGCTACTCGCCCCGCGGAGCCGCCAGCTCCGCAACCGGCCTCGGTACCCTCGCTGCCCGAGCCGTCCCCAGCGGCTCCTGGCACACCGGCTTCTGCGCCAGCGGCCACCCCTGCTACCGTGCCCGCGCAGTAGCCTGTACGGTCGGTCTTCGCAGAGACAACCACGGAGCGGGATGCAAGGGTCAGCAGATACCATGAAGACGATCGGCCTGATTGGCGGCATGAGTTGGGAATCCTCGGTCGAGTACTACCGCATTGTGAATCAAGCGGTGAGACGGCGTCTGGGCGGTCTGCATTCGGCCCAGTGCGTCATGTTCTCCTTTGACTTCACCGAGATCGTCGCTCTGCAGCGCAAGGCGGCATGGGACGAGGCCGCGAGCCGGATGATAGAAGCGGGCAACGCGGTCAAGAAAGCCGGAGCGGACTTCATCGTGATCTGCACGAACACGATGCACAAGCTGGCCCCGGCCTTGGAGGCGGCCGTAGCCATTCCCCTGCTGCACATCGCGGATCCGACGGCCAGGGAGGCCAAGGCCAGAGGGATTCGAAAGATCGGCTTGCTGGCCACGAAGTTCACGATGGAGGAGGAGTTCTACGTCGAGCGACTGTCGCGCCTGCATGGTCTGGAAGTCCTCGTCCCCGAGAGCAGTGATCGACAGCGCGTACACGGCATCATTTTTGATGAACTTTGCCAAGGGCGGGTGCTGAACGACTCGCGGACGAAGATGCAGGCCATCATCCAGAGTTTGGCCGACAAAGGAGCCCAGGGCATCATGCTCGGCTGTACGGAGTTGGGCCTGTTGATCAAGGACAAGGACTGCCCGTTACCCCTGTT belongs to Phycisphaerae bacterium and includes:
- a CDS encoding aspartate/glutamate racemase family protein; the encoded protein is MKTIGLIGGMSWESSVEYYRIVNQAVRRRLGGLHSAQCVMFSFDFTEIVALQRKAAWDEAASRMIEAGNAVKKAGADFIVICTNTMHKLAPALEAAVAIPLLHIADPTAREAKARGIRKIGLLATKFTMEEEFYVERLSRLHGLEVLVPESSDRQRVHGIIFDELCQGRVLNDSRTKMQAIIQSLADKGAQGIMLGCTELGLLIKDKDCPLPLFDTTVLHAEAAAEMAMA